The following are from one region of the Stigmatella ashevillena genome:
- a CDS encoding HAMP domain-containing sensor histidine kinase, with protein MRLAQRLFISHFLLTAVLLGAAGFAGVALVRITALLTSVREEQFGTLQEEEALHQASWEVEVAARQGILACEQGPSAGQNVADAMRSNLVELDRLLAEHHTAASPSLVQAAKDYREYAHQVAQGDACALLLSPELREQRLVFDLRLTEAWISSIHSLHQAVKEREAEAYAIGATAIVVGGVLGGFALLAAWGVARWVARGVTQPLALLTAQAHQVGQGDFTPLRPVKGPDEVQTLSTELERMRERLGELGRLKDAFVASVSHDLRTPLTRLRAALGLMADGTAGPLTEQQQRMLALASSACEREIRLVTALLDMSRLKSGKALRCESGCRLDDILHRALENVQAEAEEAGVQLKLDAEGSTPPATLDPVLIERSLTNLLSNAIRASSEGQRVHVVRTLSEQGAPERSGPGPWAQIIVRDEGPGVPSEVRSRLFEPFFTRPVGTRGAPPGIGLGLPLAREMMRAHGGDVALLDEPAPGATFALWVALDRSGVSPSPSPQGEPLPWSPP; from the coding sequence ATGCGACTCGCCCAGCGCCTCTTCATCTCCCACTTCCTGCTGACCGCCGTTCTGCTGGGCGCGGCGGGCTTCGCGGGGGTGGCGCTGGTGCGAATCACGGCCCTTCTCACCTCCGTCCGGGAGGAGCAATTCGGAACCCTCCAAGAAGAGGAAGCCCTCCACCAGGCGTCCTGGGAGGTGGAAGTCGCTGCCCGGCAGGGCATCCTCGCGTGCGAGCAAGGCCCGTCCGCTGGGCAAAACGTGGCGGACGCCATGCGGTCCAACCTCGTGGAACTCGACCGTCTGCTCGCGGAGCACCACACAGCCGCCTCCCCGAGCCTCGTTCAGGCCGCGAAGGACTACAGGGAGTATGCCCACCAGGTCGCCCAGGGTGACGCCTGTGCGCTCCTGCTCTCGCCCGAGCTTCGCGAGCAGCGTCTCGTCTTTGACCTGCGACTCACGGAGGCGTGGATCTCCAGCATCCACTCCCTGCATCAAGCCGTGAAAGAGCGCGAGGCCGAGGCCTACGCCATTGGCGCGACCGCCATTGTGGTGGGCGGAGTGCTGGGAGGCTTCGCGTTGCTCGCCGCGTGGGGAGTGGCCCGTTGGGTGGCCCGGGGAGTGACCCAACCCCTGGCCCTGCTGACCGCTCAGGCCCATCAGGTGGGCCAGGGCGACTTCACCCCCTTGCGCCCGGTGAAGGGACCGGACGAAGTCCAGACCCTCTCGACGGAGCTGGAGCGGATGCGTGAGCGCCTCGGGGAACTCGGCCGCCTAAAGGATGCCTTCGTGGCCTCGGTGTCACATGATCTGCGAACGCCCCTGACCCGGCTCAGGGCGGCGTTGGGCCTGATGGCGGATGGCACCGCCGGCCCTCTGACCGAGCAACAGCAACGGATGCTGGCGCTGGCCAGCAGTGCGTGTGAGCGGGAGATCCGCCTCGTCACGGCCTTGCTCGACATGTCACGGCTGAAGTCGGGCAAGGCCCTGCGGTGCGAGTCCGGCTGCAGACTGGATGACATCCTTCACCGGGCCCTCGAGAACGTGCAGGCCGAAGCGGAGGAGGCAGGGGTCCAACTGAAGCTGGACGCCGAGGGCAGCACTCCCCCCGCCACGCTCGACCCCGTCCTCATCGAGCGTTCACTCACCAACCTGCTCAGCAACGCCATCCGCGCCTCCTCTGAAGGACAGCGGGTGCACGTGGTGCGCACGCTCTCCGAGCAAGGCGCTCCGGAGCGAAGCGGGCCGGGCCCCTGGGCCCAGATCATCGTCCGTGACGAGGGACCGGGCGTTCCCTCCGAGGTGCGCTCACGCCTCTTCGAGCCCTTCTTCACCCGACCCGTGGGAACCCGCGGCGCCCCTCCTGGCATCGGCCTGGGATTGCCCCTGGCGCGGGAGATGATGCGCGCCCACGGGGGCGATGTCGCGCTGCTGGACGAGCCCGCGCCGGGAGCCACCTTCGCCCTGTGGGTCGCGCTCGATCGCTCCGGCGTCTCCCCTTCCCCCTCCCCCCAAGGCGAACCACTCCCCTGGAGCCCCCCTTGA
- a CDS encoding sigma-54-dependent transcriptional regulator translates to MNRSPLSAAATGHVLVVDDDLELCEIITLRLQAHGMRVSSVSTGPQALAAVERGDVDAMVLDLRLGESDGLDVLAQARERALDLPVVVLTAHGTIETAVEAMSRGAYGFLTKPFQDHELVQKLRHAVERSALRREVADLRRIVAGGPRERLSGSSEAITHVRESIARVAPSEATVLLLGESGTGKELAARLLHALSRRAEGPFVAINCGALPSELLESELFGHVKGAFTDATQSREGLFGAARGGTLFLDDVGETPARVQVKLLRVLQERRYTRLGSDTSEEVDVRVVAATNRDLREEVEERRFREDLYYRLCVVPIVMPPLRERAEDIPVLAQLFLERAATLNGIRVPRMEAKALQALQAYPWPGNVRELANVMEAALLLSPTEELRGEHLMRFVQRSQSPAPATGGNTALPPSLPPGPETPLPTLREARDAFERGYLIDVLRRSAGNVSAAARMAGRNRTDFYELLRRHGLSAGDFKDVSLETK, encoded by the coding sequence TTGAACCGATCGCCTCTGTCTGCTGCGGCCACAGGCCATGTCCTGGTGGTCGATGACGACCTGGAGTTGTGCGAGATCATCACGCTGCGCTTGCAAGCGCATGGCATGCGCGTCTCCAGCGTGTCCACCGGGCCGCAGGCGCTGGCCGCCGTCGAGCGCGGCGATGTCGACGCCATGGTGCTCGACCTTCGGCTGGGAGAGTCCGACGGTTTGGACGTGCTGGCCCAGGCGCGCGAGCGGGCGCTGGATTTGCCGGTGGTGGTCCTCACGGCGCACGGAACCATCGAGACCGCGGTGGAGGCCATGAGCCGCGGGGCGTATGGCTTTCTCACCAAGCCCTTCCAGGACCATGAGCTGGTCCAGAAGCTCCGGCACGCCGTCGAGCGCAGTGCCCTGCGCCGCGAGGTGGCCGACCTGCGCCGCATCGTGGCGGGCGGCCCCCGCGAGCGGTTGAGCGGAAGCAGCGAGGCCATCACCCACGTCCGGGAGTCCATCGCCCGGGTGGCCCCCTCGGAGGCCACGGTGCTGCTGCTCGGCGAGTCAGGAACGGGCAAGGAACTCGCTGCGCGGCTGTTGCATGCGCTGTCGCGCCGCGCGGAGGGGCCCTTCGTGGCGATCAACTGCGGCGCGTTGCCGTCCGAGCTGCTGGAGAGCGAGCTCTTCGGCCACGTGAAGGGCGCGTTCACAGACGCAACCCAATCGCGGGAAGGGCTCTTCGGAGCGGCCCGGGGGGGCACGCTCTTCCTGGATGACGTGGGAGAGACACCTGCCCGCGTGCAGGTCAAGCTGCTCCGGGTTCTGCAGGAGCGCCGCTATACCCGTCTGGGCTCGGACACCAGCGAAGAGGTGGACGTGCGGGTGGTGGCCGCCACCAATCGGGATTTGAGAGAGGAAGTCGAGGAGCGACGCTTTCGCGAAGATCTCTACTACCGGCTGTGTGTCGTTCCCATCGTCATGCCGCCGCTCCGAGAGCGCGCAGAGGACATTCCTGTCCTGGCACAGCTCTTCCTGGAGCGGGCCGCCACACTCAATGGGATCCGCGTTCCCCGCATGGAGGCCAAAGCCTTGCAAGCCCTGCAAGCCTATCCCTGGCCGGGCAACGTCCGCGAATTGGCCAACGTCATGGAAGCCGCGCTCCTCCTCTCTCCCACCGAAGAATTGCGCGGCGAGCACCTGATGCGCTTTGTCCAGCGCTCACAAAGCCCCGCCCCGGCCACGGGTGGAAACACGGCCTTGCCCCCTTCCCTCCCACCAGGACCTGAAACACCGCTGCCCACCCTGCGTGAGGCACGCGATGCCTTCGAGCGCGGCTATCTCATCGACGTCCTGCGCCGCAGCGCGGGAAACGTGAGTGCCGCAGCACGCATGGCGGGCCGCAACCGGACCGACTTCTACGAGTTGCTGCGCCGCCACGGCCTGTCCGCAGGCGACTTTAAGGATGTTTCGTTGGAAACCAAATGA
- a CDS encoding eIF2A-related protein: MTVAALAAAGGLLAFSLQRDAPPAVTPEVFPLLGHSDSVLSVAWSPDGRTLASGSFDNTLKLWAPSSGSLLRTLSGHSDSVLSVAWSPDGRTLASGSNDNTLKLWAPSSGSLLRTLSGHSDSVLSVAWSPDGRTLASGSNDNTLKLWDTSSGSLLRTLSGHSSPVSSVAWSPDGRTLASGSNDNTLKLWDTSSGSLLRTLSGHSSPVSSVAWSPDGRTLASGSFDNTLKLWAPSSGSLLRTLSGHSSTVRSVAWSPDGRTLASGSNDNTLKLWAPSSGSLLRTLSGRSSSVLSVAWSPDGRTLASGSFDNTLNLWDTSSGSLLRTLSGHSDSVLSVAWSPDGRTLASGSNDNTLKLWDTSSGSLLRTLSGHSSTVWSVAWSPDGRTLASGSDDNTLKLWDTSSGSLLRTLSGRSDSVLSVAWSPDGRTLASGSNDNTLKLWDTSSGSLLRTLSGHSDSVLSVAWSPDGRTLASGSFDNTLNLWDTSSGSLLRTLSGHSSTVWSVAWSSDGRTLASGSDDNTLKLWDTSSGSLLRTLSGHSSTVRSVAWSPDGRTLASGSDDNTLKLWAPSSGSLLRTLSGHSSTVRSVAWSPDGRDIGSGSMDGSTGLWESTGDLKWFTCGLPGAVWLTYHPLRLLYTASPDGESLAAVRFDSRTSPVYPLAYYREQLRQDSLSNASTQTPPLIQPRPLRLAWDRFENKSLWFGAFTALYLVGFVLVLFRAHRRNPMTLAQQFFSSAGFPRIQRLSKDLLRLGSTSEGHTAFAMPWQEPTPFVPDQLPHGKGASAAATTVYVLYQDQVPEGARDKLRERLDCEVIPLSTRTLDIALSEGTCSTMLREVEDRFATRIDPYDEAKPVDDPAWFHGRVDLIDRLSMALKQGQHAGLFGLRKVGKTSLIKQLRNRAQDTPVVYIDCQASGVAAAGYFQLILDRLRTEFGRLAVPHLPPRKRVSTVEEFSEQLRRLHERWHQEGRSGPFVLMLDELDKLFVDRRRAGSEQLLSEYIRLFRPLRALAQERSGLAVLATSYRAEINRQNALSATVGENPMFMSFQEYFLGTLDASESRAMVEKIGAWKGIRWEPAALEDLYTLCGGHPFLTRLLASDACEAGRIHAITSERVRAAAQALEANFPAHRIGQYYKEAIWNELRDDEQQALLLAAAAAEAGLLASESPRPLKEALTQIEQYGLVQRSDGRFIVGSALLRSWLTQQEFE, from the coding sequence ATGACTGTCGCCGCCCTGGCCGCTGCAGGGGGGCTACTCGCGTTCTCCCTGCAGCGGGATGCGCCACCAGCCGTGACCCCCGAAGTGTTCCCCCTGCTTGGACACTCCGACTCAGTCTTGTCTGTCGCCTGGAGCCCCGATGGCAGGACTCTGGCCTCCGGCAGTTTCGACAACACCCTCAAGCTCTGGGCTCCCTCCTCCGGCTCCCTCCTTCGCACCCTCTCCGGTCACTCCGACTCAGTCTTGTCTGTCGCCTGGAGCCCCGATGGCAGGACTCTGGCCTCCGGCAGTAACGACAACACCCTCAAGCTCTGGGCTCCCTCCTCCGGCTCCCTCCTTCGCACCCTCTCCGGTCACTCCGACTCAGTCTTGTCTGTCGCCTGGAGCCCCGATGGCAGGACTCTGGCCTCCGGCAGTAACGACAACACCCTCAAGCTCTGGGATACCTCCTCCGGCTCCCTCCTTCGCACCCTCTCCGGTCACTCCTCCCCAGTCTCGTCTGTCGCCTGGAGCCCCGATGGCAGGACTCTGGCCTCCGGCAGTAACGACAACACCCTCAAGCTCTGGGATACCTCCTCCGGCTCCCTCCTTCGCACCCTCTCCGGTCACTCCTCCCCAGTCTCGTCTGTCGCCTGGAGCCCCGATGGCAGGACTCTGGCCTCCGGCAGTTTCGACAACACCCTCAAGCTCTGGGCTCCCTCCTCCGGCTCCCTCCTTCGCACCCTCTCCGGTCACTCCTCCACAGTCCGGTCTGTCGCCTGGAGCCCCGATGGCAGGACTCTGGCCTCCGGCAGTAACGACAACACCCTCAAGCTCTGGGCTCCCTCCTCCGGCTCCCTCCTTCGCACCCTCTCCGGTCGCTCCTCCTCAGTCTTGTCTGTCGCCTGGAGCCCCGATGGCAGGACTCTGGCCTCCGGCAGTTTCGACAACACCCTCAATCTCTGGGATACCTCCTCCGGCTCCCTCCTTCGCACCCTCTCCGGTCACTCCGACTCAGTCTTGTCTGTCGCCTGGAGCCCCGATGGCAGGACTCTGGCCTCCGGCAGTAACGACAACACCCTCAAGCTCTGGGATACCTCCTCCGGCTCCCTCCTTCGCACCCTCTCTGGTCACTCCTCCACAGTCTGGTCTGTCGCCTGGAGCCCCGATGGCAGGACTCTGGCCTCCGGCAGTGACGACAACACCCTCAAGCTCTGGGATACCTCCTCCGGCTCCCTCCTTCGCACCCTCTCCGGTCGCTCCGACTCAGTCTTGTCTGTCGCCTGGAGCCCCGATGGCAGGACTCTGGCCTCCGGCAGTAACGACAACACCCTCAAGCTCTGGGATACCTCCTCCGGCTCCCTCCTTCGCACCCTCTCCGGTCACTCCGACTCAGTCTTGTCTGTCGCCTGGAGCCCCGATGGCAGGACTCTGGCCTCCGGCAGTTTCGACAACACCCTCAATCTCTGGGATACCTCCTCCGGCTCCCTCCTTCGCACCCTCTCCGGTCACTCCTCCACAGTCTGGTCTGTCGCCTGGAGCTCCGATGGCAGGACTCTGGCCTCCGGCAGTGACGACAACACCCTCAAGCTCTGGGATACCTCCTCCGGCTCCCTCCTTCGCACCCTCTCCGGTCACTCCTCCACAGTCCGGTCTGTCGCCTGGAGCCCCGATGGCAGGACTCTGGCCTCTGGCAGTGACGACAATACCCTCAAGCTCTGGGCTCCCTCCTCCGGCTCCCTCCTTCGCACCCTCTCCGGTCACTCCTCCACAGTCCGGTCTGTCGCCTGGAGCCCTGATGGCAGAGACATCGGTTCAGGAAGCATGGACGGAAGCACCGGACTCTGGGAGAGCACCGGTGATCTCAAGTGGTTCACTTGCGGCCTGCCAGGAGCCGTCTGGCTGACCTACCACCCACTACGGCTCCTCTACACAGCATCTCCGGATGGAGAGAGCTTGGCCGCAGTCCGCTTCGACTCGAGGACCTCTCCCGTCTATCCCCTGGCCTACTATCGCGAGCAACTGCGGCAGGACTCTCTCTCCAACGCCTCGACCCAGACGCCGCCACTCATCCAACCCAGGCCGCTGCGCCTCGCATGGGACCGCTTTGAGAACAAGTCCCTCTGGTTCGGTGCGTTCACGGCGCTCTATCTCGTTGGCTTCGTGCTGGTCCTCTTCCGCGCTCACCGTCGCAACCCCATGACGCTGGCCCAGCAATTCTTCTCCAGCGCGGGCTTCCCCCGCATCCAGCGGCTCTCGAAGGACCTGCTCCGGCTTGGTTCCACCTCCGAGGGCCACACAGCCTTCGCCATGCCCTGGCAGGAGCCCACCCCCTTCGTGCCTGACCAGCTACCTCACGGCAAAGGTGCCTCCGCTGCCGCCACCACAGTCTACGTCCTCTATCAAGATCAGGTGCCCGAGGGCGCGCGGGACAAGCTCCGGGAGCGACTCGACTGCGAGGTCATTCCCTTGTCCACGCGGACGCTCGACATCGCGCTCTCCGAGGGCACCTGTTCCACCATGCTCCGGGAAGTCGAGGACCGCTTTGCCACACGAATCGATCCCTACGACGAGGCCAAGCCCGTAGATGATCCCGCGTGGTTCCACGGCCGGGTGGACCTCATCGACCGGCTGTCCATGGCCCTGAAGCAGGGCCAGCACGCAGGCCTCTTCGGCTTGCGCAAGGTAGGCAAGACTTCGCTCATCAAGCAACTGCGCAACCGCGCCCAGGACACACCTGTCGTCTACATCGACTGCCAGGCCTCGGGGGTGGCGGCCGCCGGGTACTTCCAGCTCATCCTCGACAGGCTGCGTACCGAGTTCGGGCGGCTGGCAGTTCCCCACCTTCCTCCGCGCAAGAGAGTCTCCACTGTCGAAGAGTTCAGCGAGCAGCTACGCCGACTCCACGAGCGGTGGCACCAGGAGGGCCGCAGCGGGCCTTTCGTCCTGATGTTGGACGAGCTCGACAAGCTCTTCGTAGACCGGCGCCGCGCGGGCAGTGAGCAGCTCCTGTCGGAGTACATCCGGCTCTTCCGTCCCCTGCGAGCGCTGGCCCAAGAGCGTTCGGGCCTCGCCGTGCTGGCAACCAGCTACCGCGCTGAGATCAACCGCCAGAACGCGCTCTCTGCCACCGTGGGAGAGAACCCCATGTTCATGTCTTTCCAGGAGTATTTCCTGGGCACACTCGATGCATCCGAGAGCCGCGCCATGGTGGAGAAGATTGGCGCGTGGAAGGGCATTCGCTGGGAGCCAGCGGCCCTGGAGGACCTCTACACCCTGTGTGGTGGCCACCCCTTCCTCACCCGGCTGCTGGCCTCGGACGCCTGCGAGGCCGGAAGAATCCATGCCATCACCTCCGAGAGGGTACGAGCCGCTGCCCAAGCCCTGGAGGCTAACTTCCCAGCCCACCGCATTGGCCAGTACTACAAGGAGGCCATCTGGAACGAGCTGCGAGACGATGAGCAGCAGGCCCTTCTGCTCGCCGCCGCAGCAGCAGAGGCCGGACTCCTGGCCAGCGAGTCCCCCCGGCCGCTGAAGGAGGCCCTCACCCAGATCGAACAGTATGGCCTCGTCCAGCGCAGCGACGGGCGGTTCATCGTCGGCTCGGCACTGCTACGGAGCTGGCTCACCCAACAGGAGTTCGAGTGA
- a CDS encoding SIR2 family protein gives MNPYNCSAPGRSFVGYQALLTEVLRGFVNEKSYALVGGRRCGKTSLLMKLRDELSREGLAPFRVLPRLLDIQAVVPRSPFEFFSRIHALLAEGLAVPAWDTPPPQQTYQEFLRRLDALQPILRQAHGDKWLAVLLLDELDVAPKTLPDDECFQNLRNLLTESRFKSYFRVVASGCSGMGSLIGSGSPLNNLDKQYTRVLTVPEARELVARGFPEELEAEAENELLSFTGGHPYALQGLLEWLHEKPNPVTREDVQSAAERFARSHGDELEVWYRDLGEAGRTCYEALARAPSEGLTKPQLRERVAKHFVNDGLLSLSYHGLIHEESSGQKRIVGSLFKDWFLDHSNIGAFDVIGPVASTRTPEPKAIMAFTFPQPLLEAYRSKKLALCVGSGLSLSQGVQGNFPTWKELPRRFIDACAHHGMADNNFIQGQTYLFKSPMSLEPMLAALGVLSKTLGPVFYQRALTAIFRPKDVKPGVVHEAIAKLGVRTLLTTNYDELIEELGETPRRQVYTWKESDKALQDLKEDRPVLLKIHGTAHRADTVVMTELEYHQARADRSYQAVLSHLFQGYTFLFLGYGMNDPLDLDLVLKWNAESFRSTAQWHYALMKQPSDKEPRAAEWERYQREYNVQALGYRDHGDLELIVEQLAQSAAPNEFRAKQEREGNKGAGSESASKPQRPLKPQTSLPTALASGATSPGGPGARAALHDKVNQIREDLLNRNWPHREAAYCEIRESNLRGGMRRSLELLDEKWKGRHGPLEAKDRAMVVQIWADTKNWSRWDELIQLWSSEIAADSELSGRLNNYFYAALASDMVWALERIREDLIALKASGYPERPTTAGLLNLVSYVARKEFGKPSGKAWDLVAEIYEMFRDEESRFSFLAEIRRVLFPS, from the coding sequence GTGAATCCCTACAACTGCTCCGCCCCAGGCCGGTCCTTCGTCGGCTACCAGGCACTGCTCACTGAGGTGCTCCGCGGCTTCGTGAACGAGAAGTCCTACGCCCTGGTGGGAGGCCGACGCTGTGGCAAGACGTCTCTGCTCATGAAGCTCCGGGACGAGCTGAGCCGTGAAGGCCTCGCGCCCTTTCGCGTCCTGCCTCGTCTATTGGATATCCAGGCGGTCGTGCCCCGCTCTCCGTTCGAGTTCTTCAGCCGCATCCATGCCCTGCTCGCCGAGGGGCTCGCGGTGCCCGCCTGGGACACGCCTCCGCCTCAACAGACGTACCAGGAGTTTCTGCGCAGGCTCGACGCGCTCCAGCCAATCTTGAGGCAAGCCCATGGAGACAAATGGCTCGCCGTCTTGTTGCTGGATGAGCTGGACGTGGCTCCCAAGACGCTACCGGATGACGAGTGCTTCCAGAACCTGCGCAACCTGCTCACGGAGTCCCGCTTCAAATCGTACTTCCGAGTCGTGGCCTCGGGCTGCTCCGGAATGGGAAGCCTGATTGGCTCTGGCAGCCCCCTCAACAACCTGGACAAGCAGTACACGCGAGTGCTGACGGTGCCGGAGGCGCGCGAGTTGGTGGCGCGAGGCTTCCCGGAAGAACTGGAGGCCGAGGCGGAGAATGAGCTGCTGAGTTTCACCGGCGGACACCCCTACGCACTCCAGGGGCTGCTCGAGTGGCTCCATGAGAAGCCGAACCCTGTCACCCGGGAGGACGTCCAGAGCGCCGCCGAGCGGTTTGCCCGCAGCCACGGCGACGAACTCGAGGTGTGGTACCGCGATCTGGGGGAGGCGGGACGGACCTGCTACGAGGCGCTGGCACGCGCTCCTTCCGAGGGGCTCACCAAACCTCAGCTTCGCGAGCGTGTGGCCAAGCACTTTGTCAACGATGGCCTTCTCTCCCTGAGCTATCATGGCCTGATTCATGAAGAGTCCTCTGGCCAGAAGCGCATCGTGGGGAGCCTCTTCAAAGACTGGTTCCTGGATCACTCAAACATAGGGGCCTTTGACGTCATAGGCCCTGTTGCGAGTACAAGAACCCCTGAGCCGAAAGCCATCATGGCCTTCACTTTCCCCCAGCCCCTTCTCGAAGCTTATCGTTCCAAGAAACTAGCTCTTTGCGTCGGGTCTGGGCTTTCTCTGAGCCAAGGCGTCCAGGGCAACTTCCCGACGTGGAAAGAATTGCCTCGTCGATTCATTGACGCCTGTGCTCACCACGGTATGGCCGATAACAACTTCATTCAAGGTCAGACCTACCTGTTCAAAAGCCCCATGAGCTTGGAGCCAATGCTCGCTGCGCTGGGGGTGCTCAGTAAAACACTAGGACCGGTTTTCTACCAGCGGGCGCTTACTGCTATCTTTCGTCCGAAGGATGTCAAGCCGGGTGTCGTGCACGAGGCTATAGCAAAGCTTGGCGTCCGGACGCTGTTAACCACAAACTACGACGAACTCATTGAGGAACTCGGGGAGACACCACGCCGACAAGTCTACACTTGGAAGGAATCTGACAAAGCCCTCCAAGACCTGAAGGAGGATCGCCCCGTGTTGCTAAAAATACACGGGACAGCCCATAGAGCGGACACCGTAGTGATGACCGAACTTGAGTATCATCAGGCACGCGCGGATCGTTCCTATCAAGCGGTACTGAGTCACCTGTTCCAGGGATACACGTTCCTGTTCCTAGGCTACGGGATGAATGATCCGCTGGATCTCGATCTGGTGCTGAAGTGGAACGCGGAGTCCTTCCGGTCTACTGCGCAGTGGCATTACGCGCTGATGAAGCAGCCGAGCGATAAAGAGCCCCGGGCCGCCGAATGGGAGCGCTATCAGCGCGAGTACAATGTCCAGGCTCTCGGCTACCGCGACCACGGGGACCTCGAACTCATCGTGGAACAGCTTGCACAAAGCGCTGCCCCGAACGAATTCAGGGCGAAGCAAGAACGCGAGGGCAACAAGGGGGCGGGGTCTGAATCCGCTTCTAAGCCACAGAGGCCGCTGAAACCTCAAACGTCCCTACCAACGGCCTTGGCGTCGGGAGCTACCAGTCCTGGGGGGCCCGGCGCTCGAGCAGCCCTGCATGACAAAGTCAATCAAATCCGCGAGGATCTATTGAACAGGAATTGGCCTCACAGAGAGGCAGCATATTGCGAAATCAGAGAATCTAATTTGCGTGGAGGAATGCGGCGCTCCTTGGAATTACTTGACGAGAAATGGAAAGGTCGGCACGGGCCTCTGGAGGCCAAAGATCGGGCGATGGTGGTTCAGATATGGGCTGATACCAAAAACTGGAGCAGATGGGACGAGCTGATTCAGCTATGGAGTTCCGAAATCGCTGCCGATAGCGAGCTCAGTGGTAGACTGAATAACTACTTCTACGCTGCACTTGCGAGCGATATGGTCTGGGCGCTTGAGAGAATACGAGAGGATTTGATTGCTCTCAAGGCATCAGGATATCCCGAGCGACCCACCACTGCTGGGCTTTTGAATCTGGTCTCGTACGTGGCTCGGAAAGAGTTCGGGAAGCCGTCGGGCAAGGCGTGGGATCTCGTTGCAGAGATCTATGAAATGTTTCGCGATGAGGAGAGCAGGTTCTCCTTTTTGGCGGAGATCCGCCGAGTCCTGTTTCCGTCATGA